In Chitinibacter sp. FCG-7, the genomic stretch AGCAAACCCTTGGTGGATAAATACTTCGGCGGCAAAGCGTCAGGCTTGTTGACCTTTGGCGTCAAAGGCGGCCGTGAGGCGGGTGCGCGTTTCCAAGATGCGCTGCAATTGATCACCCGACTGGTGAATATTGGTGACGCCAAATCGCTGGCTTGCCACCCCGCCAGCACCACGCATCGCCAGCTCTCGCCCGATGAACTGCAAAAAGCAGGCGTATCCGAAGACATGGTGCGTCTGTCGATCGGGATTGAGCACATCGACGATATTCTGGCCGATCTTGATCAGGCGCTAGCACAAGTGTAGTCGATGTATTTCATGGGTATTGCTCTATAGATATTATTCAGCATGATCTGCAGGGCTATACCCATGTAAATTGCTGCACTGCCTGCTTGGCGTTTTGCCAGCGAGCCTCGCCCACGCCAGTCACCAGCGCAAACGGTGCTTGTGTTTGTTCTAGCGCGGTTTGATAGCGGGTCAACAATGCATCCCGATCCAGCGGATTTTCGCGCAAAGGGTCGGGTTGCCACGGCAGATCGGCTGCGGTGAGCAGATGCAGCTGATAATCCTGAGGCCGCCACAGTTGCGCCAGCTCGGCTGGGCATTCGCCAAAGCGCACCTGTGCCCAGATCACACACACCAGCACACTGGTATCGCACACCAGCCAGTCAGCCCCGGTGGCCAGCTGCTGTTCCAGCGCCAGCTGACCATGCGCAATCGCAATAATATCGTCCATGCTATACGCAGTGCGGCGCTGGGCGGCAAACCACGGGCGGGAGAATTCGGGCACCCAGGGTGCCTGCAACTCACGGGCCAGCGCTCGCGCCAGACTGGTTTTTCCGCAGGATTCGGGGCCGACAATTGCGATTTTGCGCGTCATGCGGCCACCAGCTCGCGCCGCCAGTTGCGCCAGCCCCACACGGCCAGCAAGGCCAGCAGGACATACAGCACGGCGGTGATATACAGCGTTTTATATAGATACACGCCACTGGCCAGCAAATTGAGCACGATCCAGTACGGCCAGTTCTCTATCCGTTTCTTAGCCTGCATCCACTGCGCCAGCAGGCCAAACACAAATATGGAAGAATCGAGCACGGGGACATCAGTCGGTAAAAACTGAATTTGCAGCGTCGACACCACGGCGGTTAAGGCCAGCCCCACGGTATTGATCAGCAGCCATTCTTTTTTATTCAAATAGCAGACAGGTAAAGCCGGTTGACTTACATTGCCGCGCCATTGCTGCCAGCCATACACCGCCAGAACGGCATACACCGCTTGCAGCGCGGCTTCGCCAAACAAGTTGAATTGGGCAAATAGCCAGACGTATAGCAGGCTAGCCACCAGCTGCAGTGGCCAGGTCAGCACATGGCCGCGCGCGGCTAGTGCAATCGCCGTCAGCGTGAGTACAAAGCCAATGATTTCAAGCAGGGACATAAGGTGCAATCAAAGGGTGTAAAGGGTGCTAGTTTAGCAGCCCCCAGCGCTAGCAAGGCGCTTCTGGCTCCACCAGTGCACAATCTGCAAGGCTTTGCGCTGGTGCAAATTTCCTCACATCAGGGCGGCATCGTGCCGTTTCAGCGCCGTTTGTCACGGTATAATCTCCCGCATCAAAGTCGGAATCATTCATCATGACCAGCACCGTATTACCCAGCGCCCAACGTCTTGTCATCAAAGTCGGCTCCAGCCTTGTCACCAACGACGGCAAGGGGCTGGATCATGCGGCGCTTAGCCGCTGGGCCAAGGAAATTGCCGAGCTGGCGCGCCAGGGCAAGCAGGTCGTGCTGGTATCGAGCGGTGCCATTGCGGAAGGCGTGGCGCGGCTGGGCTGGAGCAGCAAGCCCAGTGCGGTGCATGAAAAACAGGCCGCCGCCGCCGTCGGACAGATGGGGCTGTGCCGTGCTTATGAAGCCGCATTTCAGGAATACGGCCTCACTTGCGCACAAGTGCTGCTCACGCACGAAGATTTATCCGATCGCACCCGCTATCTGAATGCCAGGTCAACATTATTGACCTTATTGCAGCTGGGCGTGATTCCGATCATTAATGAAAACGACACCGTCGTGACCGCCGAAATCAAATTTGGCGACAACGACACGCTGGGCGCGCTGGTGACAAATCTGATCGAGGGTGATGCGCTGGTGATTCTGACCGATCAGACCGGCCTTTACACTGCCGATCCGCGCAGCAACCCCGATGCCACGCTGGTGCGTTTTGCCACCGCTGGTGATGAAGCGCTGGAGGCGATGGCCGGTGGTGCGGGCTCCAGCGTCGGCACAGGCGGGATGTATACCAAAATCATCGCTGCCAAACGGGCGGCGCGTAGCGGGGCGACAACCATTATCGCCTGCGGCCGCGAGCCCGAAGTGCTCACCCGGCTGGCTGCCGGGGAGGCCATCGGCACACAGCTGACTGCGCACACCTCGCCGCTGGCGGCCAAAAAACAATGGATTGCCGATCATTTGCAGCTCAAAGGCCGGGTAACGCTGGATGCGGGTGCGGTACGGGCGCTCAAGCAAGGTGGGTCAAGCCTATTGCCCATTGGCGTGAGCGCGGTGGAAGGCGAGTTTTTGCGCGGTGAAGTGGTGAGCTGTATCGATCATCAGGGCGTTGAAATTGCGCGCGGCCTGATCAATTACAGCTCGCAAGAAACCGCGCGGATTTTGCGCCACCCTACCGGCCAGATCGAAGCCATTTTGGGTTATATCGACGAAGCCGAATTGATCCATCGTGATAATCTGGTTGTTTCCTGATGGGTATAGGTCTGCACTCTAGTTTTGAATTAGGCTGCAGACCAATACGTTGGAGGGTATGGTGAAAGACCCCGTTCAGCTGGCCCAACTAGCCCGTAGTGCCGCGCAGCGTGCAGACTGGGCTCAAGCGCAAATCCTGATGGCGCAAGCCCTGCAGCTGGTGCCTGAAGCGCCCGCCCTGCATTTGAATTACGGCAATATCCTCAAGCAGCTGGGGCGCTACGATGAGGCGCGCATCGCCTATGAGCAGGCCTTGCACTGGCAGCCCGGCTGGGCCGACGCACACTATAACTTGGGCAATCTTGCGCTGTTGCAGCACAATGCGCTGGCCGCGACCGAGCATTATCGCGCCACGCTGGATGCCAACCCGGCGCACGCCGAGGCGCACTATAATCTGGCAACCCTATTGACCAATCTGGGGCGCTTTGCGCCCGCACACGAGCATTTTGCCGCCGCTTTGCGGCTCAAGCCCGAATATCCCGATGCCCTGCATAATCTGGGGCGGCTGTACCGGCGCGAAGGTGAGTTGGCGCAGGCCAGAGCACATTATCTGGCGACACTGAGGCTCAATCCTGAGCATCATCTGGCCCGCTACAGCCTGGGAACATTAAGCTTGCTTGAAGGAAAATGGCAGGAAGGATGGCAGGGGTATGAGTCGCGCTGGCAAGCGCTGCATAGGCCCTATCCAAATACCCCTTTGCCCCGCTGGTCGGGTGAGGTAGTGAACCGTTCTGCCCGGCTATTGGTGATTGGCGAGCAGGGCTTTGGCGATATGCTGCAATTTGCCCGGTTTTTACCCCAGTTACTGCACCGCTTTGCCCATGTGACCGTGCTGGTGCCGGATACATTGCAGCAGCTGCTGCAGCAAAGCCTGCCGCCAGAGATTCATGTGGTGAGTAGCCTGAATGACCACAGCGGGCTGACGCACCATATCCCGTTGATGAGTCTGGCCGCTGCGCTGCAGATTGACGAAGCACGGCTCGATGGTGCTGCCTATTTGTGTCCTGATCCGGCGGCGCTGGCGTACTGGCGTCAGCACCTGCCTGCCGGTTTTAAAGCTGGTCTGGCCTGGCAAGGTAATCCGCAGCAGGCGGATAATCGCTGGCGCAGTATTCCGCTGGCGCAGTTGCAATCTTTACTCGATTTGCCGGGCATTCACTGGTGCAATTTACAATACGGCGCTCACCCGGCGCAGCTACGCGACGACAGCGCCCACTGGCGTAATTTTGCCGATACGGCCGCGTATATTGCCAATCTGGACTTGGTGGTCAGTAGCTGCACGTCGATTGTGCATCTGGCGGGCGCGTTGGGCGTGCCGACCTTATTGCTGAGCCGGATCGACGCCGATTGGCGCTGGCAAACTGCGCGCAGCGATAGCCCGTGGTACTCATCGCTGCGCATTTTGCGCCAATCGGGTTTGGATGACTGGTTAGTGCCCGTACAGCAGGCCGCTCAGTATATTGGCCAACGACAGCAGAGCTAGGTAATCATGCTGCCGTCTTGTTGACTGTGTGCCTGTCGGTGATTATTTAACGGGTTTGGCAGCCGGAACAGTCAGCAGGCCATTTATTGGCGACG encodes the following:
- the proB gene encoding glutamate 5-kinase, with translation MTSTVLPSAQRLVIKVGSSLVTNDGKGLDHAALSRWAKEIAELARQGKQVVLVSSGAIAEGVARLGWSSKPSAVHEKQAAAAVGQMGLCRAYEAAFQEYGLTCAQVLLTHEDLSDRTRYLNARSTLLTLLQLGVIPIINENDTVVTAEIKFGDNDTLGALVTNLIEGDALVILTDQTGLYTADPRSNPDATLVRFATAGDEALEAMAGGAGSSVGTGGMYTKIIAAKRAARSGATTIIACGREPEVLTRLAAGEAIGTQLTAHTSPLAAKKQWIADHLQLKGRVTLDAGAVRALKQGGSSLLPIGVSAVEGEFLRGEVVSCIDHQGVEIARGLINYSSQETARILRHPTGQIEAILGYIDEAELIHRDNLVVS
- a CDS encoding tetratricopeptide repeat protein, which codes for MVKDPVQLAQLARSAAQRADWAQAQILMAQALQLVPEAPALHLNYGNILKQLGRYDEARIAYEQALHWQPGWADAHYNLGNLALLQHNALAATEHYRATLDANPAHAEAHYNLATLLTNLGRFAPAHEHFAAALRLKPEYPDALHNLGRLYRREGELAQARAHYLATLRLNPEHHLARYSLGTLSLLEGKWQEGWQGYESRWQALHRPYPNTPLPRWSGEVVNRSARLLVIGEQGFGDMLQFARFLPQLLHRFAHVTVLVPDTLQQLLQQSLPPEIHVVSSLNDHSGLTHHIPLMSLAAALQIDEARLDGAAYLCPDPAALAYWRQHLPAGFKAGLAWQGNPQQADNRWRSIPLAQLQSLLDLPGIHWCNLQYGAHPAQLRDDSAHWRNFADTAAYIANLDLVVSSCTSIVHLAGALGVPTLLLSRIDADWRWQTARSDSPWYSSLRILRQSGLDDWLVPVQQAAQYIGQRQQS
- the pnuC gene encoding nicotinamide riboside transporter PnuC, which encodes MSLLEIIGFVLTLTAIALAARGHVLTWPLQLVASLLYVWLFAQFNLFGEAALQAVYAVLAVYGWQQWRGNVSQPALPVCYLNKKEWLLINTVGLALTAVVSTLQIQFLPTDVPVLDSSIFVFGLLAQWMQAKKRIENWPYWIVLNLLASGVYLYKTLYITAVLYVLLALLAVWGWRNWRRELVAA
- a CDS encoding ATP-binding protein yields the protein MTRKIAIVGPESCGKTSLARALARELQAPWVPEFSRPWFAAQRRTAYSMDDIIAIAHGQLALEQQLATGADWLVCDTSVLVCVIWAQVRFGECPAELAQLWRPQDYQLHLLTAADLPWQPDPLRENPLDRDALLTRYQTALEQTQAPFALVTGVGEARWQNAKQAVQQFTWV